The following DNA comes from Candidatus Bathyarchaeota archaeon.
CTTATAGAGGAGAAAATTGATTTTACCGATGAGCTCTATCTAGGCGTTACAGTTGATCGGAGGACCAGGTCCTACGTGGTGCTGGCCTCCAGAGAGGGGGGCGTTGATATTGAGGAGGTCTCATCTATGACCCCTGAAAGTATCGTGAGGCACTCTGTGGACCCCGTGATCGGTCTGAGGGATCACCATAGCAGGAGGATCGCCGATCTTCTAGGCTATTCCGGAGATGAGATGTTCTCCCTCGCCTCGATTATTGGGAGATTGTATCGTGTCGCTTGGGAGAAGGATGTCGAGCTCACTGAGATTAATCCCTTGGTTTTAACACCCGATGGATTCGTAGCCCTGGATGCCCGTCTGAACATAGATACTAATGCTCTTTTTAGGCATCCGGATCTCGTGGAGGTCTCCAGATCTGGGGGCTTTAGCGATCTATCAACGAGGGAGATAAAGGCACAAGACCTTGGTCTCACCTATGTGGAGCTGGATGGCAACATTGGGATCGTGGGAAATGGAGCGGGGCTCACAATGGCCACCCTCGATACTGTGACCCTCTACGGAGGACGACCTGCTAACTTCTTGGATCTCGGTGGAGGGGCCTCCGCGGAGAGGATCGAGGCCGGGGTCTCCTTTGTAATGGAGGACTCTCGTGTGAAGGCGGTCTTCGTAAATATTCTAGGGGGCATCACTCGCTGCGATGATATAGCAAAGGGATTAGTGATGGCAAGAAGTCGGATGGGTGCTGATATACCTCTTGTCGTCAGGCTTGTCGGCACAAACGAGGAGAAAGGTAGGAGGTTTCTCAGAGCCCAGGGGATATCCACTTTGGAGACAATGGAGGAGGCAGCAGAGAGGGCAGTCTCCTTGGTCG
Coding sequences within:
- the sucC gene encoding ADP-forming succinate--CoA ligase subunit beta; translated protein: MKLLEYQAKKIFLDYGIRTPRGNLVDSVRKAREAVTRLGTVAIKAQVPVGGRGKAGGIQFADSPDYAELVAMDLLGSEVRGAKVGRLLIEEKIDFTDELYLGVTVDRRTRSYVVLASREGGVDIEEVSSMTPESIVRHSVDPVIGLRDHHSRRIADLLGYSGDEMFSLASIIGRLYRVAWEKDVELTEINPLVLTPDGFVALDARLNIDTNALFRHPDLVEVSRSGGFSDLSTREIKAQDLGLTYVELDGNIGIVGNGAGLTMATLDTVTLYGGRPANFLDLGGGASAERIEAGVSFVMEDSRVKAVFVNILGGITRCDDIAKGLVMARSRMGADIPLVVRLVGTNEEKGRRFLRAQGISTLETMEEAAERAVSLVGGS